Genomic segment of Dehalogenimonas alkenigignens:
AAGTCCGGCCATGACCGCGCTGGCGGCGGCAATGAGATAAACCGGCGCCCCGATTTCCGAGTAAACGATGCCATCCTCGACGCGGGCGGATTCAACCAGCTTCCCTGCAGCGGCCAGCCCGGCGACAACAGCCAGCACGCTGTAAGCCGCCACCATGCTGGGACCCGCTTTGTCATAGACATAAACGCGGACGAAATGAAAATAGGCGACCAGCGCCCATACAAGGCTGACCGCCAGCAGGTTGTTCCACAGCAGGGTTTCCGATGCCGGGGCATCCAGGTGGATCATGAAGGAGCAGAAGCCCCACACCGAAGCCGCCGCCAAAAAATAAGCCAGGTAGCGGCTGACCCGTTGCTGAGCGTTGGGCAGGACTAAAAGCAGCAGAAGCAGGTAGGCGAGGCATGCGGCCAGCGGTATAGCGGCCCAGATATTCAATCGTTACCGGCTCCGGAAGAAAATACCGTTTGTTGCCACATTATGGCTGTCGCCAGTTTGGATGTCAACGTAAACCATCGTAAGACCGGGTAAAATGGTACTTATTTACTATACTCAGGCCGGTTCGGAACGTTTCTACCCGTCCGGAGACTACGACCTGAGCCGAGGGCGTCCATACCAGAACTGGCAGGCGGTTCAGCGCTTGAACGGGTCCGGACCGCGGACATTGCGCTTGGCCTCTTCGATGAGGCGTTCCAGCCGGTCCGGGTTGTCCGATTTCATCAAGGCTTCGTCCTTGGAGATAACCCCGTTGGCCGCCAGTTCGGCCAGGTGCTGGTCCAGCGTCTGCATGCCCATCTGGCGGTTGAGCTGCATAATGGATTGGAGTTCGAAAGTCTTACCCTCACGGACCAGGTTGCGCACGGCGGTCGTGGCCAGCAGTATTTCATAGACGCCTACACGGCCCCTGCCGTTGGCCCGGATAACCAGAGTCTGGGAGATGACGGCCTCCAGCACCTGTGACAATTGCAGCCGGATCTGGTGCTGCTGACCCGGCGGGTACATGTCAATGACACGGTCGACCGTCTGGACGGCGTTAATCGTGTGCAGAGTTCCCAGCACCAGGTGGCCGGTTTCGGCGGCGGCGATGGCGGTGGTCAGGCTCTCGACGTCGCGGATTTCGCCGACGACGATGACGTCCGGGTCATGGCGCAGGGCATGCCGCAGGGCGATAGGGTATGACGCGGTATCGCCGCCCAGTTCTCGCTGGGCGATGATGCACTTATTGTCCTGGAAGACATACTCGATTGGATCCTCAATGGTGATGACGCTGGAGTGGCGGTTCTCGTTCAGGTGCTGCAGCATGGCGGCCATGGTGGTTGATTTGCCGGAGCCGGTTGGCCCGGTGACCAGGATCATGCCGCGCGGCTTCATGATAAGGCTCTTGAAAGTAGCCGGCTGGTTGAGCATATCTATGGTCATTATTTGGAAGGGGACCATGCGCACGCAGATGGAGATGCTGCCGCGCTGGTACAGGATGTTAACTCTGAAGCGGGAGACATCGGGCACCGAAATTGCGAAGTCCAGCTCTTTGGTGCTCAGGAAGGTCTCCTGCTGCTGCGGGTTGGTCATTTCCCGGAACAGCCTCTCCATATCACCGGGGGTGACGCAGGCGTACTGGGACTGCCTTTTTAATACGCCGTCGATACGGAATACGGGCGGATTGGGTACCTTGAGGTGCATGTCCGAGGCTCCAGCCTTGACCATTGCCCTTAAAAGTTCGTCAGCCCTCATGCCGGTCTCCTATGCCGAACTGATAATATTGGGGATATTGTACACCAGAACTCTTGACTTGGGTAGTATAATAGTACTATCTTCATAAAAGATAACCTGAAGCTAAGCCTAAAGTACTGATAGTCTGAGAAGCTGACAGAGATGAGATTAGACCGCCGACGGTCCAGCATAGAGATCATCGCCGACATGCTGCGGCTGGGTGAAGCAGGCAAGACGGAGATCATGTATTCCGTCAACATGAGCTATTTCCAGCTTCAGAAATACCTAAACTTCATGGTTGAGCGGGAACTCATCGACAAAGTAAAGCTGGGCAATCCTTCAGTCGCTTACCGGGTGACTAAGAAGGGGCTGACTCTGCTGCGGCACATTGACGAGATCCTCGACACCCTCAATCTCAAAGACGACGGCGAAGACACGCCCTAAACAGGAGCCCGTATGACCGAAAAGCGCATGCTCATCTTGCCAGCTGAACTGGTAAAGAAGATCGACGACAACCGCGGCGATCTGCCGCAGGCTGAATTCATCGACTTCCTGATTGAAAACCAGTTAAAAGGCCCGGCGGCTGCCGCCGGCGGCGTTTCCCGCGCCGACCTTGACGCCCTGAAGGCCGAATTCGCCAAGATGCTCAACAAAGAGAGCTACAAGTACGCCCTCAAAGACGAGATGGCCGGTTTCCAGGAAGACACCAAGAAGCTGCTCAAGAGTTTTGTTGACTTCTTCATCGGCTATGGCCTGGAACTGGGCAAAGACGGGCCGATCGACCTGAAAGAGATCACCAGCAAGATGGCCGGTCTGGATAAGGAAGCCGACAAGGACATTCCTGAAGAAGGGCGCGAAGTCAAGATCAAATGGAAGTAGCCCCGGCACGGTCGGACCAGCCGGCCGCGGATCTAACCCAAAGTACTCTCCCCCAACCCGGGGGAGAATTTTTTTATTCGTGAGCCAGCTTTGACTAGAACATTGTTCTAGTACTTTATACCTTCCAACCTCCCGGCGACGGTGTCATAGTATCCGGCGAAAGTACTATGAAATACATCTTGCTGGGCGCCGCCGGGTTCCTCCTGATGCACCTTATGGACTTTGCTTCCATGAGGCGGCTGCCTCTGCTTAAGCCCTTCCTGTCGGTCTCCGGCACCACGATGATAATTGTGGCGGCGACCGCGGCAGCCTTTGAAGAGGTCAAA
This window contains:
- a CDS encoding type IV pilus twitching motility protein PilT produces the protein MRADELLRAMVKAGASDMHLKVPNPPVFRIDGVLKRQSQYACVTPGDMERLFREMTNPQQQETFLSTKELDFAISVPDVSRFRVNILYQRGSISICVRMVPFQIMTIDMLNQPATFKSLIMKPRGMILVTGPTGSGKSTTMAAMLQHLNENRHSSVITIEDPIEYVFQDNKCIIAQRELGGDTASYPIALRHALRHDPDVIVVGEIRDVESLTTAIAAAETGHLVLGTLHTINAVQTVDRVIDMYPPGQQHQIRLQLSQVLEAVISQTLVIRANGRGRVGVYEILLATTAVRNLVREGKTFELQSIMQLNRQMGMQTLDQHLAELAANGVISKDEALMKSDNPDRLERLIEEAKRNVRGPDPFKR
- a CDS encoding winged helix-turn-helix domain-containing protein, whose protein sequence is MRLDRRRSSIEIIADMLRLGEAGKTEIMYSVNMSYFQLQKYLNFMVERELIDKVKLGNPSVAYRVTKKGLTLLRHIDEILDTLNLKDDGEDTP